In Jannaschia sp. M317, one DNA window encodes the following:
- a CDS encoding enolase C-terminal domain-like protein: protein MKISDVRVIRFRTHADRWDIGHARLKPKAEVIQTVTCIDTDAGLTGYFFGGGKHGDQDGMTPDEQRLIEGQVRDMILGADPFDRELIWKWMWVRNIPEVAQSVIDCALWDLAGRHADLPVYKLMGGARDKVPAYASTYPNIGQPQVYAEHALACQAEGYRAYKIHPHYFWNPDTGLPTNGRPSNIRADIETVNLVREAVGPDMVLMYDVWGTYHTIEETIKVGRELEKLDFYWFEHPMPEYRVESYRRLCRELSIPILAPEIAAGGVFTRAEWILQGASDMSRMDIRRGGVTGCRKTAVVCEAFGQRCEIHMAGWGNLQVMGATSEDTSEWYEKGLLAPGVDYDAPHPYLERNCDPMDADGMVALPQGPGLGYRPVWDYIDDNRVTP from the coding sequence ATGAAGATCTCGGACGTCCGTGTCATCCGGTTCCGGACCCATGCCGATCGCTGGGACATCGGCCACGCCCGGCTGAAGCCGAAGGCCGAGGTGATCCAGACCGTGACCTGCATCGACACTGATGCGGGTCTCACGGGCTACTTCTTCGGCGGCGGCAAGCATGGCGACCAGGACGGCATGACCCCCGACGAACAGCGCCTGATCGAAGGCCAGGTCCGCGACATGATCCTGGGCGCCGATCCCTTCGACCGGGAACTGATCTGGAAATGGATGTGGGTGCGCAACATCCCCGAAGTCGCCCAGAGCGTGATCGACTGTGCGCTGTGGGACCTGGCGGGGCGCCACGCGGACCTGCCGGTCTACAAGTTGATGGGCGGGGCGCGCGACAAGGTGCCCGCCTATGCCTCCACCTATCCCAACATCGGCCAGCCGCAGGTTTACGCCGAACACGCGCTGGCCTGCCAGGCCGAGGGGTATCGCGCCTACAAGATCCATCCGCACTACTTCTGGAACCCGGACACCGGGTTGCCGACCAACGGCCGCCCGTCCAACATCCGCGCCGACATCGAGACGGTGAACCTGGTGCGCGAAGCGGTCGGCCCGGACATGGTGCTGATGTACGATGTCTGGGGCACCTATCACACCATCGAAGAGACGATCAAAGTCGGGCGCGAGCTGGAGAAGCTCGATTTCTACTGGTTCGAACATCCGATGCCGGAATACCGGGTGGAAAGCTATCGCAGGCTCTGCCGCGAGCTGTCGATCCCGATCCTGGCCCCGGAAATCGCCGCAGGCGGCGTGTTCACGCGGGCCGAATGGATCCTGCAGGGCGCCTCGGACATGAGCCGGATGGACATCCGCCGTGGCGGTGTCACCGGGTGCCGCAAGACCGCCGTCGTCTGCGAAGCCTTTGGCCAGCGCTGCGAGATCCACATGGCCGGCTGGGGCAACCTGCAGGTCATGGGCGCCACCTCCGAAGACACCAGCGAATGGTACGAAAAGGGGCTGCTCGCCCCCGGTGTCGACTACGACGCGCCGCATCCCTACCTGGAACGCAATTGCGACCCGATGGACGCGGACGGCATGGTCGCCCTGCCGCAAGGGCCCGGCCTGGGATACCGCCCGGTCTGGGATTACATCGATGACAACCGGGTCACGCCATGA
- a CDS encoding L-rhamnose mutarotase codes for MTIYRRAWTMQLKPGAAQAYDAAHATVWPDLRQNMIDAGIHRFHLFRSGQTVFAMQERLQPFPPSGTPPSEVTIRWWQAMAPLMETVDGLRPLQTDLREVFSLVPPDSNEEPPHERHDRHRPDPSDPLHR; via the coding sequence ATGACGATCTACCGGCGTGCCTGGACGATGCAGCTCAAGCCCGGCGCGGCACAGGCCTATGACGCCGCCCATGCGACGGTCTGGCCCGACCTGCGCCAGAACATGATCGACGCCGGCATCCATCGGTTCCACCTGTTCCGCTCTGGCCAGACGGTCTTTGCGATGCAGGAACGCCTGCAGCCCTTCCCACCTTCGGGCACGCCGCCCAGCGAGGTCACAATCCGCTGGTGGCAGGCCATGGCCCCCCTGATGGAGACGGTCGACGGCCTCAGACCGCTGCAGACCGACCTGCGCGAGGTCTTCTCCCTCGTGCCCCCCGATTCAAATGAGGAGCCCCCGCATGAGCGGCATGACCGGCATCGTCCCGATCCTTCTGACCCCCTTCACCGATGA
- a CDS encoding ABC transporter permease: MIRRFLFSREALLVGAILLLLALISTRFPAFTAPSNLASVFNDTSPLILLAIGQMIVILTKCIDLSVAANLALTGMVVAMTNLAFPGLPVVAILVLAIALGTVMGMFNGLLVWKLGIPPIVVTLGTLTIYRGIIFLISNGKWVNSHEMSPAFKAFPRAEWLGLPVMSWMAILAVVVFSVVMSRTTLGRAFYAAGGNPHAATYAGIDVGRTQFWAFTISGALAGLAGYLWVARYAVAYVDIAAGFELDVVAACVIGGVSIMGGIGTVGGALLGALFLGIIKNALPVVDISPFWQLAISGAAIIIAVILNAQANRAKGRIILKSAEHPA; the protein is encoded by the coding sequence ATGATCAGACGCTTCCTGTTCTCGCGTGAGGCGCTGCTGGTGGGGGCGATCCTGCTGCTGCTGGCGTTGATCTCGACGCGGTTTCCGGCCTTTACGGCCCCGTCGAACCTGGCCTCGGTGTTCAACGACACCTCGCCCCTGATCCTGCTGGCGATCGGGCAGATGATCGTGATCCTGACCAAGTGCATCGACCTGAGCGTGGCCGCCAACCTGGCGTTGACGGGCATGGTCGTGGCGATGACCAACCTGGCGTTCCCGGGTCTGCCGGTCGTGGCGATCCTGGTGCTGGCCATCGCACTGGGCACCGTGATGGGCATGTTCAACGGCCTGCTGGTCTGGAAGCTGGGCATCCCGCCCATCGTCGTCACCCTGGGCACGCTGACAATTTACCGGGGCATCATCTTTCTGATCTCGAACGGCAAATGGGTGAACAGCCACGAGATGAGCCCGGCCTTCAAGGCGTTCCCGCGGGCTGAATGGCTGGGCCTTCCGGTGATGAGCTGGATGGCGATCCTGGCGGTCGTGGTCTTTTCGGTGGTCATGTCACGCACCACGCTGGGCCGGGCGTTCTATGCCGCCGGGGGCAACCCCCATGCGGCGACCTATGCGGGCATCGATGTGGGGCGGACCCAGTTCTGGGCCTTTACCATCTCGGGCGCGCTGGCGGGTCTGGCCGGATACCTCTGGGTGGCGCGCTATGCGGTGGCCTACGTCGATATCGCCGCGGGGTTCGAGCTGGACGTAGTGGCGGCCTGCGTGATCGGCGGTGTGTCGATCATGGGCGGCATCGGCACCGTGGGCGGTGCCCTGCTGGGGGCGCTGTTCCTGGGCATCATCAAGAACGCCTTGCCGGTGGTCGACATCTCGCCGTTCTGGCAGCTGGCGATCTCGGGCGCGGCGATCATCATCGCGGTCATCCTGAACGCGCAGGCCAACCGAGCCAAGGGCCGCATCATCCTCAAATCCGCGGAGCATCCCGCATGA
- a CDS encoding sugar ABC transporter ATP-binding protein: MQSLSPDPHAAAAASTVVPVLSLDGVVKTFPGVRALSEVSLALYPGEVTALIGENGAGKSTVVKILTGIYQPDGGQIRIDGTATTFPDATAAGAAGVTAIHQETVLFDELSVAENIYLGHAPRGRFGLIDTARMHRDAAAILQSIGAEIDPGTKLRELGIANKHLVAISRALSIDARVVIMDEPTAALSQKEIEELYELVDALKAQGKAILFISHKFDEIFRIADRYTVFRDGTLVGDGLMSDVDEAALVKMMVGRDVTQIFPDRTLNPGAPVLEIAGYSHPTEFADIGFTLRRGEILGFYGLVGAGRSEVMQALFGITRPSAGTLKIEGTAADIRSSADAVAHGIVYVPEDRGKQGAITALPIFQNVTLPSLGRISRNGLLQLAEEFKVAREFTSRLDLRAASLDSHVGNLSGGNQQKVVIAKWLATQPKVIILDEPTKGIDIGSKAAVHDFMAELAAQGLAVIMVSSEIPEVLGMSDRVIVMREGRMVAELDQERMSPEALVRHAAGIEGETQ; this comes from the coding sequence CGTGCGCGCCCTGTCGGAGGTATCGCTGGCTCTCTATCCCGGAGAAGTGACGGCGCTTATCGGCGAGAACGGCGCGGGCAAGTCCACCGTCGTCAAGATCCTGACCGGGATCTATCAGCCGGACGGCGGACAGATCCGCATCGACGGCACCGCCACGACCTTTCCCGATGCCACGGCGGCGGGCGCGGCGGGCGTGACGGCGATCCACCAGGAAACCGTCCTGTTCGATGAATTGTCGGTGGCCGAGAACATCTATCTGGGACATGCGCCGCGCGGGCGCTTTGGCCTGATCGACACGGCGCGGATGCACCGGGACGCTGCCGCGATCCTGCAGTCCATCGGGGCCGAGATCGACCCCGGCACCAAGCTGCGCGAGCTGGGCATCGCCAACAAGCACCTGGTCGCCATTTCCCGCGCCTTGTCGATCGACGCGCGCGTGGTCATCATGGACGAGCCGACCGCCGCCCTGAGCCAGAAGGAAATCGAGGAGCTTTACGAGCTGGTCGATGCGCTGAAGGCGCAGGGCAAGGCGATCTTGTTCATCAGCCACAAGTTCGACGAGATCTTTCGCATCGCGGACCGCTATACCGTATTTCGCGACGGGACGCTGGTCGGCGACGGCCTGATGTCCGACGTGGACGAGGCCGCGCTGGTCAAGATGATGGTCGGGCGTGACGTTACGCAGATCTTTCCCGACCGCACGCTGAACCCCGGCGCGCCGGTTCTGGAGATCGCGGGTTACAGCCATCCGACGGAATTTGCCGACATCGGGTTTACCCTGCGCCGGGGCGAGATCCTGGGCTTTTACGGCCTGGTCGGGGCGGGTCGGTCCGAAGTGATGCAGGCCCTGTTCGGGATCACGCGTCCCTCGGCCGGAACGCTGAAGATCGAGGGCACGGCAGCCGACATAAGATCGTCGGCGGATGCGGTGGCCCATGGCATCGTCTACGTGCCCGAGGATCGCGGCAAGCAGGGGGCCATCACCGCGCTGCCGATCTTTCAGAACGTCACACTGCCGTCGCTTGGGCGGATCTCGCGCAATGGGCTGTTGCAGCTGGCCGAGGAATTCAAGGTCGCGCGGGAGTTTACCTCGCGCCTGGACCTGCGCGCCGCCTCTTTGGACAGCCATGTGGGCAACCTGTCGGGCGGCAACCAGCAAAAGGTGGTGATCGCCAAATGGCTGGCGACCCAACCGAAGGTCATCATCCTGGATGAACCGACCAAGGGCATCGACATCGGATCCAAGGCGGCGGTGCACGATTTCATGGCCGAACTGGCCGCACAGGGCCTGGCCGTCATCATGGTCAGCTCGGAGATCCCCGAAGTCCTGGGCATGTCCGACCGCGTCATCGTGATGCGCGAGGGGCGCATGGTCGCGGAGCTGGACCAGGAGCGCATGTCGCCCGAGGCGCTGGTGCGCCATGCTGCGGGCATCGAAGGAGAGACCCAATGA
- a CDS encoding fumarylacetoacetate hydrolase family protein: MKLMRVGTPGAETPALYDDDDGTIRDLSGVVSDIDGAALAPDTLARLAALDPASLPSMPADIRVGPCVGGVGKVICIGLNYADHAEESGMTVPPEPVIFMKATSSICGPNDTVELPAGSEKSDWEVELGVVIGTRAKSVTVEDAMDHVAGFCVINDLSERAFQLEHQGQWVKGKSADTFGPMGPWMVTRDAVADPSDLSMWLEVNGHRYQDGSTRTMVYDVPFLVSYLSRFMSLQPGDVISTGTPPGVGMGQRPPRYLRDGDVIRLGIAGLGEQRQAVVAT; this comes from the coding sequence ATGAAACTGATGAGAGTCGGCACCCCCGGCGCCGAGACCCCTGCCCTGTACGACGACGACGACGGCACGATCCGCGATCTGTCCGGTGTGGTGTCCGATATCGACGGTGCGGCCCTCGCGCCCGACACCCTCGCCCGGTTGGCGGCCCTGGACCCGGCGTCCCTGCCGTCGATGCCCGCCGACATCCGCGTCGGCCCCTGCGTCGGTGGGGTGGGCAAGGTGATCTGCATCGGGCTCAACTATGCCGACCACGCCGAGGAAAGCGGCATGACCGTCCCGCCCGAGCCGGTGATCTTCATGAAGGCCACCTCGTCGATCTGCGGACCCAACGACACCGTCGAACTGCCCGCCGGGTCCGAGAAATCGGATTGGGAGGTAGAACTGGGCGTCGTCATCGGCACCCGCGCCAAATCCGTCACCGTCGAGGATGCGATGGATCACGTGGCCGGGTTCTGCGTCATCAACGACCTGTCGGAACGGGCCTTTCAGCTGGAACATCAGGGCCAGTGGGTCAAGGGCAAGTCCGCCGACACCTTCGGTCCCATGGGTCCCTGGATGGTCACCCGCGACGCGGTCGCCGATCCGTCCGATCTGTCGATGTGGCTGGAGGTGAACGGCCACCGCTACCAGGACGGCTCGACGCGTACGATGGTCTATGACGTGCCCTTCCTCGTGTCCTACCTGTCGCGTTTCATGTCCCTGCAACCGGGCGACGTGATCTCTACGGGGACACCTCCGGGCGTGGGCATGGGCCAGCGGCCGCCGCGGTATCTGCGGGATGGGGACGTCATCCGCCTGGGCATCGCCGGATTGGGCGAACAGCGGCAGGCGGTCGTGGCGACCTGA
- a CDS encoding FGGY-family carbohydrate kinase produces the protein MTRAHIAVIDIGKTNAKLAAVDPDTLREVEVATRPNTVLPGPPYPHFDTEGHWAFLLEELARFHRDHGIGAIGITTHGAAGALLTADGDLAAPILDYEHAGPDACAAAYAEVRPDFAQTGSPRLPGGLNLGAQIFWQFRQDAGLRDRTATVVTYPQYWGHRLTGVAATDVTSLGCHTDLWRPEARAFSDLVDRLGIRDRIAPARLSQEILGPILPEIAARTGLAADTPVHCGIHDSNASLLPHLGARQAPFGVVSTGTWVIALAVGGSAVTLDPARDCLMNVNALGDPVPSARFMGGREYDLLTEGRATEPAADDIAAVLRDGSMLLPAAVPDCGPFQGMQAAWAGPDCPVGTGRRGAAVGFYLALVTARCLSLIGARGPILVEGPFARNRAYLTMLASATGRDVIATANATGTTEGTALLCGAAPARAEGAERSAVRGDAACARYAADWADRVAAREGAA, from the coding sequence ATGACGCGCGCCCACATCGCCGTCATCGACATCGGCAAGACCAACGCAAAGCTGGCCGCCGTCGACCCGGACACCCTGCGAGAGGTCGAGGTCGCAACCCGGCCCAACACCGTCCTGCCCGGTCCGCCCTATCCTCATTTCGACACGGAAGGGCACTGGGCCTTTCTGCTGGAGGAACTGGCCCGGTTTCACCGCGACCACGGCATCGGCGCCATTGGCATCACCACCCACGGGGCCGCCGGAGCGTTGCTGACGGCAGATGGCGACCTGGCGGCCCCCATTCTGGATTACGAACACGCAGGCCCCGACGCCTGCGCCGCCGCCTATGCGGAGGTGCGGCCCGACTTCGCGCAGACCGGATCGCCACGTCTGCCCGGGGGCCTGAACCTGGGGGCGCAGATCTTTTGGCAGTTTCGGCAGGACGCGGGCCTGCGGGACCGGACGGCGACGGTGGTGACCTATCCGCAGTACTGGGGCCATAGGCTGACCGGTGTGGCGGCGACGGACGTGACGTCGCTGGGCTGTCACACCGATCTCTGGCGGCCCGAGGCGCGCGCCTTTTCCGACCTGGTCGACCGCCTGGGCATTCGCGACCGGATCGCGCCCGCCCGCCTGTCGCAGGAGATTCTGGGACCGATCCTGCCCGAAATCGCGGCGCGCACCGGCCTGGCGGCGGATACGCCCGTCCATTGCGGCATCCACGATTCCAACGCCTCGCTGCTGCCGCATCTGGGCGCGCGGCAGGCGCCCTTTGGCGTGGTGTCGACCGGCACCTGGGTCATCGCCCTTGCGGTGGGTGGATCTGCGGTGACGCTGGATCCGGCCCGCGATTGCCTGATGAACGTCAACGCCCTGGGCGATCCGGTCCCGTCGGCCCGGTTCATGGGCGGGCGGGAATACGATCTGCTGACCGAGGGGCGCGCGACCGAGCCCGCGGCCGACGACATCGCGGCAGTCCTGCGCGACGGATCGATGTTGTTGCCTGCGGCGGTGCCGGATTGCGGTCCCTTTCAGGGGATGCAGGCGGCCTGGGCCGGACCCGATTGTCCGGTCGGAACCGGTCGGCGAGGGGCTGCGGTCGGGTTCTATCTGGCGCTGGTCACGGCGCGCTGCCTGAGCCTGATCGGGGCGCGCGGTCCGATCCTGGTCGAGGGACCCTTTGCCCGCAATCGAGCCTATCTGACGATGCTGGCCTCGGCGACTGGGCGCGACGTGATCGCGACCGCGAACGCCACCGGCACGACCGAGGGCACGGCCCTGCTGTGCGGGGCGGCCCCCGCCCGCGCAGAGGGGGCGGAACGTTCTGCTGTTCGCGGGGACGCGGCCTGCGCCCGATATGCCGCAGACTGGGCCGACCGGGTGGCGGCGCGCGAAGGCGCCGCCTGA
- a CDS encoding ABC transporter permease yields MTDTARHIPDRLQSPLQRSLKSWESLLILVAVGIFVANSFASPYFLNAWNLSDATFNFTEKAMIAFAMALLIISGEIDLSVAAILALASTAMGAAAQVGVGAPGLVLIGLAVGVACGAFNGVLVTLMGLPSIVVTIGTMSLFRGISYIILGDQSYQGYPTDFAFFGQGYVWWVISFEFVLFAVLAGIYAFVLHKTNFGRAVYAIGNNATGALFSGIRVARVKFTLFVLTGLMSGVAAVCLTSRLGSTRPSIAVGWELEIVTMVVLGGVSILGGSGTIPGVVIAAFVMGLVTFGLGLLNVPGIVMSIVIGALLIGVIALPRLWSMWRRA; encoded by the coding sequence ATGACCGATACAGCACGCCATATCCCCGACCGTCTGCAATCGCCGCTGCAACGCAGCCTCAAAAGCTGGGAGAGCCTTCTGATCCTGGTGGCGGTCGGCATTTTCGTGGCCAACAGCTTTGCCTCGCCGTACTTTCTGAACGCCTGGAACCTGAGCGACGCGACCTTCAACTTTACCGAGAAGGCGATGATCGCCTTCGCCATGGCGCTGCTGATCATCTCGGGCGAGATCGATCTGAGCGTGGCGGCCATCCTTGCGCTGGCCTCTACCGCGATGGGGGCTGCGGCGCAGGTGGGGGTCGGTGCTCCGGGGTTGGTCCTGATCGGCCTGGCGGTCGGGGTGGCGTGCGGGGCCTTCAACGGGGTGCTGGTCACGCTGATGGGGTTGCCATCGATCGTTGTCACCATCGGCACCATGAGCCTGTTCCGGGGCATCAGCTATATCATCCTGGGCGACCAGTCCTATCAGGGCTATCCCACGGATTTCGCCTTTTTCGGGCAGGGCTATGTCTGGTGGGTGATCTCGTTCGAGTTCGTGTTGTTCGCGGTGCTGGCGGGGATCTATGCCTTCGTGTTGCACAAGACCAACTTTGGCCGGGCGGTCTATGCGATCGGCAACAACGCCACCGGCGCGCTGTTCTCGGGGATCCGGGTTGCGCGGGTGAAATTCACGCTCTTTGTGCTGACCGGCCTGATGTCGGGGGTTGCGGCGGTCTGCCTGACCTCGCGCCTGGGATCGACGCGCCCCTCCATTGCCGTCGGCTGGGAGCTGGAGATCGTCACGATGGTTGTCCTGGGCGGCGTCAGCATCCTGGGCGGATCGGGCACCATTCCGGGCGTCGTCATCGCCGCTTTCGTGATGGGGCTGGTGACCTTCGGGTTGGGCCTTCTGAACGTGCCGGGCATCGTGATGTCGATCGTTATCGGGGCGCTGCTGATCGGGGTGATCGCCCTGCCGCGGCTGTGGTCCATGTGGCGGCGCGCGTGA
- a CDS encoding dihydrodipicolinate synthase family protein: MSGMTGIVPILLTPFTDDGAIDETSLAREVEATLDTGVHGLGIAIGSEIFKLTPDERLSLLRQVARQVDGAVPLVMNTSAPGTDVAVRLSVDAAEAGATRLMIWPPDFFPTGPDSVIEHLSRIAAATGLPIVLQDVPQSPIPPSLALRIMQDVPSVDTIKVETQPNVEQVRAMVGAVGDSLTVLGGAGGGTLVEEYRRGARGTMPFASQAADFMAAWTALESGDVAAAEQIIETRILPVSRLGFQGRDLFYHVHKALLLRDGIFDTAHVRAPTHRPDDTTLAEIARLVARPELANPAKKG, translated from the coding sequence ATGAGCGGCATGACCGGCATCGTCCCGATCCTTCTGACCCCCTTCACCGATGACGGTGCCATCGACGAGACCAGCCTCGCCCGCGAGGTCGAGGCGACGCTCGACACGGGCGTTCACGGCCTGGGCATCGCCATCGGCAGCGAGATCTTCAAGCTGACGCCCGACGAACGCCTGTCGCTGTTGCGCCAGGTGGCCCGGCAGGTCGACGGGGCCGTGCCGTTGGTCATGAATACCTCCGCACCGGGGACCGACGTCGCCGTGCGCCTGTCGGTGGACGCAGCCGAGGCCGGGGCCACGCGCCTGATGATCTGGCCACCCGACTTCTTTCCCACCGGACCGGATTCGGTGATCGAACATCTGTCGCGCATCGCCGCCGCGACGGGCCTGCCCATCGTCCTGCAGGATGTGCCGCAATCACCGATCCCGCCGTCGCTGGCCCTGCGCATCATGCAGGACGTGCCGTCGGTCGACACCATCAAGGTCGAAACGCAGCCGAACGTCGAACAGGTCCGCGCCATGGTCGGGGCAGTGGGCGACTCCCTGACGGTTCTGGGTGGGGCCGGCGGCGGCACCCTGGTCGAGGAATATCGCCGCGGCGCCCGCGGAACCATGCCATTCGCCAGCCAGGCCGCCGATTTCATGGCCGCCTGGACAGCCCTCGAATCCGGCGACGTCGCCGCCGCCGAGCAGATCATCGAAACCCGGATCCTGCCCGTCAGCCGTCTCGGTTTCCAGGGTCGCGACCTGTTCTACCACGTGCACAAGGCCCTGCTGCTGCGCGACGGGATCTTCGACACGGCCCATGTCCGCGCGCCGACCCATCGCCCCGACGACACGACCCTTGCCGAGATCGCGCGCCTTGTCGCGCGGCCAGAACTGGCAAACCCCGCTAAGAAAGGCTGA
- the rhaM gene encoding L-rhamnose mutarotase yields MEKFAFKMILRPGHAAEYQRRHDEIWPELVALLRETGISDYSIHLDEETGLLFGVLWRTEDHGMDALPDHPVMQRWWAHMADLMEAAPDNEPVAIPLKTVFHLP; encoded by the coding sequence ATGGAGAAATTCGCGTTCAAGATGATCCTCAGGCCGGGACATGCGGCGGAGTATCAGCGTCGCCATGACGAGATCTGGCCCGAGTTGGTCGCCCTGCTGCGGGAGACGGGGATCAGCGACTATTCGATCCACCTGGACGAAGAAACGGGGCTGCTGTTCGGCGTGCTCTGGCGGACGGAGGATCACGGGATGGACGCCTTGCCCGACCATCCGGTGATGCAGCGGTGGTGGGCGCACATGGCCGACCTCATGGAGGCGGCACCCGACAATGAACCGGTGGCGATCCCGCTGAAGACCGTCTTCCACCTGCCATGA